In Tachyglossus aculeatus isolate mTacAcu1 chromosome 10, mTacAcu1.pri, whole genome shotgun sequence, the following proteins share a genomic window:
- the LOC119933251 gene encoding transmembrane protein 198-like isoform X1: protein MDQVLSPLVVTSDPRVFNQQLPEPPGPRCELAPWGSPELVPALVCALCCFFSVVYCCFGYRCFKAVMFLSGLFAGSLVIFLLCYKERVLETQLSLEVSAGIALGIGLLCGLVTMLVRSVGLFLTGLLLGLLLGAGALLATEPWYRPPSAWVPAGLLVGLALLGALVTLRWPRPFTILGTALLGAAGLVACADYFVEGLALGGRLGQRLRAVPGLPPLCWYSWALLGAWPALGTLGAVAQWRLTAEGRGHMDAVLSRRRKRLQLLQIRRREAKRRQSHGVGSEGSSRRQPPARARSPADSLAPSYLRSLRGHHLGLGSAPHTVLDLDYDSGSSTTPLTVPPAGRP, encoded by the exons atggATCAGGTCCTCTCCCCCCTGgttgtgacctctgaccccagggtCTTCAACCAGCAGCTGCccgagccccccggcccccgctgtGAGCTGGCACCCTGGGGCAGCCCTGAGCTGGTGCCTGCACTGGTCTGTGCCCTCTGCTGCTTCTTCAGCGTCGTCTACTGCTGCtttg GCTACCGCTGCTTTAAGGCTGTGATGTTCCTGTCTGGCCTGTTCGCCGGCTCCTTGGTCATCTTCCTGCTGTGCTACAAGGAGCGGGTGCTGGAGACGCAGCTGAGCCTCGAGGTCAGCGCGGGCATCGCCCTGGGCATCGGCCTCCTCTGCGGCCTGGTCACCATGTTGGTGCGCAGCGTGGGCCTCTTCCTCACTGGGCTGCTGCTGGGGCTGCTTCTTGGGGCAGGTGCCCTGCTGGCCACAGAGCCCTGGTACCGGCCTCCCTCGGCCTGGGTGCCGGCGGGGCTGCTGGTCGGGCTGGCGCTGCTCGGGGCACTGGTGACCCTGCGCTGGCCACGCCCATTCACCATCCTGGGCACGGCCCTGCTGGGGGCTGCGGGGCTGGTGGCGTGTGCCGACTACTTCGTGGAGGGCCTGGCCCTGGGCGGGCGCCTGGGCCAACGGCTGCGGGCCGTGCCCGGGCTGCCACCTCTCTGTTGGTACAGCTGGGCCCTGCTGGGGGCCTGGCCGGCCCTTGGCACACTGGGGGCCGTGGCGCAGTGGCGGCTCACGGCGGAGGGGCGCGGGCACATGGATG cGGTGCTGAGCCGGCGGCGGAAGCGACTGCAGCTCCTGCAGATCCGTCGGCGGGAGGCGAAACGGCGGCAGAGCCACGGGGTGGGGAGCGAGGGCAGCTCCCGCCGGcagcccccggcccgggcccgaaGCCCCGCCGACAGCCTCGCTCCG agtTACCTCCGGAGCCTGCGGGGCCACCAtctgggcctgggctctgcccCGCACACCGTCCTGGACCTCGACTACGACAGCGGCTCCTCTACCACCCCCCTCACCGTGCCCCCGGCCGGGCGCCCCTGA
- the LOC119933251 gene encoding transmembrane protein 198-like isoform X2, with the protein MFLSGLFAGSLVIFLLCYKERVLETQLSLEVSAGIALGIGLLCGLVTMLVRSVGLFLTGLLLGLLLGAGALLATEPWYRPPSAWVPAGLLVGLALLGALVTLRWPRPFTILGTALLGAAGLVACADYFVEGLALGGRLGQRLRAVPGLPPLCWYSWALLGAWPALGTLGAVAQWRLTAEGRGHMDAVLSRRRKRLQLLQIRRREAKRRQSHGVGSEGSSRRQPPARARSPADSLAPSYLRSLRGHHLGLGSAPHTVLDLDYDSGSSTTPLTVPPAGRP; encoded by the exons ATGTTCCTGTCTGGCCTGTTCGCCGGCTCCTTGGTCATCTTCCTGCTGTGCTACAAGGAGCGGGTGCTGGAGACGCAGCTGAGCCTCGAGGTCAGCGCGGGCATCGCCCTGGGCATCGGCCTCCTCTGCGGCCTGGTCACCATGTTGGTGCGCAGCGTGGGCCTCTTCCTCACTGGGCTGCTGCTGGGGCTGCTTCTTGGGGCAGGTGCCCTGCTGGCCACAGAGCCCTGGTACCGGCCTCCCTCGGCCTGGGTGCCGGCGGGGCTGCTGGTCGGGCTGGCGCTGCTCGGGGCACTGGTGACCCTGCGCTGGCCACGCCCATTCACCATCCTGGGCACGGCCCTGCTGGGGGCTGCGGGGCTGGTGGCGTGTGCCGACTACTTCGTGGAGGGCCTGGCCCTGGGCGGGCGCCTGGGCCAACGGCTGCGGGCCGTGCCCGGGCTGCCACCTCTCTGTTGGTACAGCTGGGCCCTGCTGGGGGCCTGGCCGGCCCTTGGCACACTGGGGGCCGTGGCGCAGTGGCGGCTCACGGCGGAGGGGCGCGGGCACATGGATG cGGTGCTGAGCCGGCGGCGGAAGCGACTGCAGCTCCTGCAGATCCGTCGGCGGGAGGCGAAACGGCGGCAGAGCCACGGGGTGGGGAGCGAGGGCAGCTCCCGCCGGcagcccccggcccgggcccgaaGCCCCGCCGACAGCCTCGCTCCG agtTACCTCCGGAGCCTGCGGGGCCACCAtctgggcctgggctctgcccCGCACACCGTCCTGGACCTCGACTACGACAGCGGCTCCTCTACCACCCCCCTCACCGTGCCCCCGGCCGGGCGCCCCTGA
- the MMP19 gene encoding matrix metalloproteinase-19 isoform X2, translating to MKRWSFQEASELPVTGRLDWETKTRMAQPRCGLQDPFNQKIFKYLLLGRWRKRNLTFRILNLTPDLPPQVIRDSLQAAFKYWSAVTPLSFREVHTGHADIRFFFHRRRAPGCSRPFDGPGKVLAHADIPEAGSVHFDEDELWTEGTSRGINLRIIAAHELGHALGLGHSRFSRALMAPIYAGYRPDFRLHPDDVAGIQALYGKKSPRKEEEEEEEELDLAPVAPPPPTAPSPVPDPCKGELDAILFGPHLKTYAFKGDYVWTVTDSGRGPLRRVSTLWAGLPGSLDAAVYSPRTGRIYFFKGDRVWIYIGFKLEAGFPQRLVRVGPNLDAALYWPLNQKIFLFKGSSYWQWDELAWNDFSRYPKPMRGLFTGAPAGLSAALSWKNGGIYFFKGSSYWRLNRQLRAEKGYPRDTAHHWMHCPPRGATSAPGTLPPTGTALPTGTATASGTALPTGTVTASGTALPTGTITPSDTAPPP from the exons GTCCTTCCAGGAGGCGTCTGAACTGCCGGTCACAGGACGGCTGGACTGGGAGACGAAGACGAGGATGGCACAACCTCGCTGTGGCCTCCAGGACCCCTTCAATCAGAAGATCTTCAAGTACCTGCTGCTGG GTCGCTGGAGGAAGCGGAACTTGACCTTCCGAATCTTGAACTTGACCCCGGACCTGCCGCCTCAGGTGATCCGGGATTCTCTCCAAGCCGCCTTCAAATACTGGAGTGCGGTGACTCCGCTCAGCTTCCGGGAGGTTCACACTGGTCACGCTGACATTCGCTTCTTCTTCCACCGCCGCAGAGCTCCCGGCTGCTCTCGTCCCTTCGATGGGCCCG GGAAAGTGCTGGCCCATGCTGACATCCCCGAGGCGGGCAGCGTGCACTTCGATGAGGACGAGCTGTGGACCGAGGGAACGTCGCGCGGGATCAACCTCCGCATCATCGCGGCGCACGAGCTGGGCCACGCTCTCGGCCTGGGCCACTCCCGCTTCTCCAGGGCCCTCATGGCACCCATCTACGCCGGCTACCGGCCCGACTTCCGCCTGCACCCCGACGATGTGGCGGGCATCCAGGCCCTGTACG GGAAGAAGAGcccgaggaaagaggaggaggaagaggaagaagagctgGACTTAGCACCCGtagcacccccaccccccacagcgcCCAGCCCCGTGCCCGACCCCTGCAAGGGCGAGCTGGATGCCATTCTGTTTG gaccCCATCTCAAGACCTACGCCTTCAAGGGCGACTACGTCTGGACCGTGACAGACTCGGGGCGCGGTCCCTTGCGGCGTGTGTCCACCCTGTGGGCCGGGCTGCCGGGATCCTTGGATGCGGCCGTCTACTCTCCCCGCACGGGCAGGATCTACTTCTTCAAGG GTGACCGGGTGTGGATCTACATTGGCTTCAAATTGGAAGCCGGGTTCCCCCAGCGACTGGTCCGTGTAGGACCCAACCTGGATGCTGCACTGTACTGGCCCCTCAACCAGAAGATCTTCCTCTTCAAG ggCTCTAGCTACTGGCAGTGGGACGAGTTGGCCTGGAACGATTTCAGCCGCTACCCAAAGCCGATGAGGGGCCTGTTCACGGGGGCGCCGGCCGGGCTGTCCGCGGCGCTCAGCTGGAAGAATGGTGGAATCTATTTCTTCAAGGGCAGCAGCTACTGGCGGCTGAATCGCCAGCTGCGGGCAGAGAAGGGGTACCCGCGGGACACCGCTCATCACTGGATGCACTGCCCACCCCGAGGTGCCACCTCAGCACCAGGCACCCTTCCCCCTACTGGCACTGCCCTCCCCACCGGGACTGCCACTGCTTCTGGCACTGCCCTCCCCACTGGGACTGTCACTGCTTCTGGCACTGCCCTCCCCACTGGGACTATCACCCCTTCTGACACTGCCCCTCCCCCTTGA